One part of the uncultured Celeribacter sp. genome encodes these proteins:
- the aroA gene encoding 3-phosphoshikimate 1-carboxyvinyltransferase has product MSSHGTPIPMTARKSGPLKGTAAVPGDKSISHRALIFGAMAVGETRITGLLEGEDVLDTAKAMQALGADVVREGAGEWRVNGVGVGGFCEPETVIDCGNSGTGVRLLMGAVATYDFCTTFTGDGSLRKRPMARVTDPLALFGARAVGRSGGRLPLTLVGAADPMPVEYTTPVPSAQVKSAVLLAGINAPGQTVVIEKEMTRDHTERMLVGFGAELSTETTAEGYHKITLTGRPELKPQEVAVPRDPSSAAFPVCAALIVEGSDILVPGVSQNPTRNGLYTTLVEMGGDIAFENPREEGGEPVADLRVRASKLTGVEVPPERAASMIDEYPILSAIAAFAEGTTVMRGVKELRVKESDRIDAMARGLEACGVQIEEDIDTLIVHGLGPDGVPGGATCATHLDHRIAMSFLILGMASQQPVNVDDGGPIATSFPVFEKLMTDLGGYVIRTN; this is encoded by the coding sequence ATGTCGAGCCACGGTACACCGATTCCTATGACCGCCCGCAAAAGCGGTCCCCTCAAGGGCACGGCTGCGGTGCCGGGGGACAAGTCGATTTCCCACCGCGCCCTGATTTTCGGCGCGATGGCCGTGGGAGAGACACGGATCACCGGATTGCTGGAAGGCGAAGACGTGCTCGACACTGCCAAGGCCATGCAGGCGCTGGGCGCCGATGTGGTGCGCGAAGGCGCCGGCGAATGGCGGGTCAACGGCGTGGGTGTGGGCGGTTTTTGCGAACCCGAGACGGTGATCGACTGCGGCAATTCCGGCACCGGGGTGCGCCTGCTTATGGGGGCGGTGGCAACCTATGATTTCTGCACCACCTTCACTGGCGATGGGTCGCTGCGCAAACGACCGATGGCGCGGGTGACCGATCCGCTGGCCTTGTTCGGGGCGCGCGCGGTCGGGCGCTCGGGCGGGCGCTTGCCGCTGACGCTGGTGGGGGCCGCCGATCCGATGCCGGTCGAATATACGACGCCTGTGCCCTCGGCGCAGGTGAAGTCTGCGGTGTTGCTGGCAGGGATCAACGCGCCGGGTCAGACCGTGGTGATCGAAAAGGAAATGACCCGCGACCACACCGAACGGATGCTGGTGGGCTTTGGGGCCGAACTGAGCACCGAGACCACGGCAGAGGGCTATCACAAGATCACTCTGACCGGGCGTCCGGAGCTGAAACCACAGGAGGTCGCTGTGCCGCGTGACCCCAGCTCGGCGGCTTTCCCGGTCTGTGCTGCGCTGATTGTCGAAGGCTCGGACATTTTGGTGCCCGGTGTCAGCCAGAACCCGACGCGCAACGGGCTTTATACGACGCTGGTGGAAATGGGGGGCGATATTGCCTTTGAAAATCCGCGCGAGGAGGGCGGTGAGCCGGTGGCGGATCTGCGGGTGCGGGCTTCAAAGCTGACAGGCGTTGAAGTGCCGCCGGAGCGCGCGGCCTCGATGATCGATGAGTATCCGATCCTGTCTGCGATTGCCGCCTTTGCCGAGGGCACCACGGTGATGCGTGGTGTCAAGGAGCTGAGGGTCAAAGAAAGCGATAGGATCGATGCCATGGCGCGGGGTCTGGAAGCCTGTGGCGTGCAGATCGAAGAAGATATCGATACGCTGATCGTGCATGGGCTTGGCCCCGATGGCGTGCCTGGCGGCGCCACCTGCGCGACCCACCTTGATCACCGTATTGCTATGTCCTTTCTGATCCTCGGGATGGCGTCGCAGCAGCCGGTGAATGTGGACGATGGCGGTCCGATCGCCACCTCTTTCCCGGTGTTTGAAAAGCTGATGACGGATCTGGGCGGCTATGTGATCCGTACCAACTGA
- a CDS encoding d(CMP) kinase encodes MSFCIAIDGPAAAGKGTIAKAIAAHFGFAHLDTGLLYRATGAKTFEGLTPIEAARSLTAEDLERDDLRSGDAGQAASRVAAEPEVRAALVDFQQAFARRGGGAVLDGRDIGTVICPDAEVKLYVTASDEVRAGRRHAELSDAGDSVSLEQVLEDLRERDERDAARATAPLRPAEDAVIIDTTDMSIDEAVNKVIALVEERRSA; translated from the coding sequence ATGAGTTTTTGCATTGCCATCGATGGCCCCGCCGCTGCCGGTAAAGGCACGATTGCCAAGGCGATTGCCGCGCATTTCGGTTTCGCGCATCTGGATACGGGGTTGCTGTACCGGGCAACCGGGGCAAAGACCTTCGAAGGGCTGACGCCGATTGAGGCTGCACGCAGCCTGACCGCCGAGGATCTCGAACGCGACGATCTGCGCAGTGGGGATGCCGGGCAGGCGGCCAGCCGGGTTGCCGCCGAACCCGAAGTCCGCGCGGCGCTGGTGGATTTCCAGCAGGCCTTTGCGCGGCGCGGTGGCGGCGCGGTTCTGGATGGGCGCGACATCGGCACGGTGATTTGCCCGGACGCCGAGGTGAAACTCTATGTCACGGCCTCTGATGAGGTGCGCGCGGGGCGCCGTCACGCCGAGCTGAGCGACGCGGGCGACAGCGTGAGCTTGGAACAGGTGCTTGAAGACCTTCGTGAACGCGATGAACGCGACGCAGCCCGTGCCACAGCGCCATTGAGGCCTGCCGAAGATGCTGTGATCATCGACACGACCGACATGTCGATCGATGAGGCCGTAAACAAGGTGATCGCTCTGGTCGAGGAGCGCCGCAGCGCCTGA
- a CDS encoding NAD(P)H-dependent oxidoreductase encodes MFLDKLNWRYATKKMDPAKPVPEEKVAQIVEAIRMAPTSSGLQPFHLFVVRNKDMRERLKVAAKGQSQLTDGSHVLVFAAFDTYTAERIDAIVDQHADERPGTREALDAYYDRLKGAYLPREAGTNFDHAARQAYIALGFAMAAAAELEVDCTPMEGFDAAEVDEILGLQEQGLKSVVILPLGTRDLQGDWLAGLKKVRKPLSDLVTEID; translated from the coding sequence ATGTTTTTGGATAAGCTCAACTGGCGCTATGCCACCAAGAAGATGGATCCCGCGAAACCCGTTCCCGAAGAGAAGGTCGCCCAGATCGTCGAAGCGATCCGCATGGCGCCGACCTCGTCGGGCTTGCAGCCTTTCCACCTCTTCGTGGTCCGCAACAAGGACATGCGTGAACGGTTGAAGGTGGCAGCCAAGGGGCAATCCCAGCTCACCGATGGGTCGCATGTGCTTGTGTTTGCAGCCTTTGACACCTACACGGCGGAACGTATCGATGCGATCGTGGATCAGCACGCGGACGAACGTCCCGGCACGCGCGAGGCGCTGGACGCCTACTACGACCGTCTGAAAGGCGCTTATCTGCCGCGTGAGGCTGGCACCAATTTCGACCACGCGGCCCGGCAGGCTTACATTGCACTGGGCTTTGCCATGGCGGCGGCCGCAGAGCTTGAGGTCGATTGCACTCCGATGGAAGGCTTTGATGCGGCGGAGGTCGACGAGATTCTGGGCCTGCAAGAGCAGGGCCTGAAGTCGGTGGTGATTTTGCCGCTCGGAACGCGGGATCTGCAGGGCGACTGGCTCGCCGGGCTGAAGAAAGTGCGCAAACCGCTGTCAGATCTCGTGACAGAGATCGATTAA
- a CDS encoding BLUF domain-containing protein, translated as MILLLYRSIALYTDFHPSDLEILRTSVAVNALAGITGLLLRVDGQFFQVLHGPKVAIENLIEKIARDARHRDIEILVKRPAEEVSPFTNWSMGYDSLLGFQLGLDLDLEGQYPPISPEMSERLVETMIRTARGVSDFGSAFPYARKTDEDDHAYLARLETLA; from the coding sequence ATGATCCTTCTCTTGTATCGCTCGATCGCGCTCTATACCGATTTCCATCCCAGCGATCTCGAAATTCTTCGCACTTCTGTGGCGGTGAATGCGCTTGCCGGGATCACGGGGCTTTTGTTGCGTGTGGACGGGCAGTTTTTTCAGGTTTTACACGGTCCAAAGGTGGCGATCGAAAACCTGATCGAGAAAATCGCCCGTGACGCGCGCCACCGCGACATAGAGATCCTTGTGAAGCGCCCTGCCGAAGAGGTCTCGCCCTTTACCAATTGGTCGATGGGGTATGACTCCCTGCTGGGGTTTCAGTTGGGGCTGGACCTGGACCTAGAGGGGCAATATCCGCCGATTTCGCCGGAAATGTCGGAGCGCTTGGTCGAGACGATGATCCGGACCGCGCGTGGTGTCAGTGATTTCGGATCTGCTTTCCCCTATGCGCGCAAGACAGATGAAGACGATCACGCCTACCTAGCACGGTTGGAAACGCTGGCCTGA
- the rpsA gene encoding 30S ribosomal protein S1, which yields MAQNVSMEDFEALLNESFEIDTPAEGSVVKGKVIAIEAGQAIIDVGYKMEGRVDLKEFANPGEAPTVAVGDEVEVFLDRVENARGEAVISRDKARREEAWDRLEKAYAAEERVEGAIFGRVKGGFTVDLGGAVAFLPGSQVDVRPVRDAGPLMGLKQPFQILKMDRRRGNIVVSRRAILEESRAEQRAEVIGNLTEGQAVEGVVKNITEYGAFVDLGGVDGLLHVTDMAWRRVNHPSEILSIGETIKVQVIKINKETHRISLGMKQLQDDPWDAVESKYPLETVHTGRVTNITDYGAFVELEPGVEGLVHVSEMSWTKKNVHPGKIVSTSQEVEVMVLEIDTAKRRVSLGLKQTMRNPWELFAETHPEGTVVEGEVKNITEFGLFVGLPGDIDGMVHLSDLSWDERGEDAIQNYHKNDMVKAVVTEVDVEKERISLSIKALDDSFSGAVEGVKRGSIVTVTVTAIEDGGIEVEYEGAKSFIRRSDLSRDRAEQRPERFQIGDHIDVRVTNVDQKTRRLGLSIKAREIAEEKEAVEQYGSSDSGASLGDILGAALKGGDE from the coding sequence ATGGCTCAGAACGTATCTATGGAGGATTTCGAAGCCCTCCTGAATGAAAGCTTCGAAATCGACACCCCGGCTGAAGGCTCGGTTGTCAAAGGCAAAGTGATCGCCATCGAGGCAGGTCAGGCCATCATCGACGTCGGCTACAAAATGGAAGGCCGCGTTGATCTGAAAGAATTCGCAAACCCGGGCGAAGCACCGACCGTTGCCGTTGGCGACGAAGTCGAAGTGTTCCTCGATCGCGTTGAAAACGCCCGTGGCGAAGCTGTGATTTCCCGTGACAAAGCCCGCCGTGAGGAAGCCTGGGACCGTCTGGAAAAAGCCTATGCTGCGGAAGAGCGCGTCGAAGGCGCCATCTTCGGTCGCGTCAAAGGCGGCTTCACAGTCGACCTCGGCGGTGCCGTGGCCTTCCTGCCCGGTTCGCAAGTCGACGTGCGCCCGGTGCGCGACGCTGGCCCGCTCATGGGTCTCAAGCAGCCGTTCCAGATCCTCAAAATGGACCGCCGCCGTGGCAACATCGTTGTGTCCCGCCGTGCGATCCTCGAAGAATCCCGTGCTGAACAGCGTGCGGAAGTCATCGGCAACCTCACCGAAGGTCAGGCTGTTGAAGGTGTCGTCAAAAACATCACCGAATACGGCGCATTCGTCGATCTGGGCGGTGTTGACGGCCTGCTGCACGTCACCGACATGGCATGGCGCCGTGTGAACCACCCGTCCGAGATTCTCTCCATCGGTGAGACGATCAAGGTGCAGGTGATCAAGATCAACAAAGAAACCCACCGTATCTCCCTCGGCATGAAACAGCTGCAGGACGATCCGTGGGATGCTGTTGAAAGCAAGTACCCGCTGGAAACCGTTCACACCGGTCGCGTCACCAACATCACCGACTACGGTGCATTTGTTGAGCTGGAGCCGGGCGTCGAAGGTCTGGTCCACGTCTCCGAGATGTCCTGGACCAAGAAAAATGTCCACCCGGGTAAAATCGTCTCCACCTCGCAGGAAGTGGAAGTCATGGTTCTGGAAATCGACACCGCGAAACGTCGTGTGTCCCTCGGCCTCAAGCAAACCATGCGCAACCCGTGGGAGCTCTTTGCCGAGACCCATCCGGAAGGCACCGTTGTCGAAGGCGAAGTCAAGAACATCACCGAATTCGGTCTGTTCGTCGGCCTGCCGGGCGACATCGACGGCATGGTTCACCTCTCCGACCTGTCCTGGGACGAGCGTGGCGAAGATGCCATCCAGAACTACCACAAGAACGACATGGTTAAGGCCGTTGTCACCGAAGTGGACGTCGAGAAAGAGCGCATCTCCCTCTCGATCAAAGCTCTCGACGACAGCTTCTCCGGTGCGGTTGAGGGCGTAAAACGCGGCTCCATCGTGACCGTGACCGTGACCGCGATCGAAGACGGTGGCATCGAAGTGGAATATGAAGGCGCCAAGTCCTTTATCCGCCGCTCCGACCTGTCCCGTGACCGCGCTGAGCAGCGTCCGGAACGCTTCCAGATCGGTGACCACATTGATGTGCGCGTGACCAACGTCGATCAGAAAACCCGTCGTCTGGGCCTGTCCATCAAAGCCCGCGAAATCGCCGAAGAAAAAGAGGCCGTCGAACAATACGGTTCCTCCGATTCTGGCGCATCTCTCGGCGATATCCTCGGCGCAGCGCTCAAAGGCGGCGACGAGTAA
- the ihfB gene encoding integration host factor subunit beta, with the protein MIRSELIQKIADENPHLYQRDVERIVNTIFEEIIEAMARGDRVELRGFGAFSVKKRDARMGRNPRTGESVPVEEKHVPFFKTGKLLRDRLNDE; encoded by the coding sequence ATGATCCGGTCTGAATTGATCCAGAAGATTGCCGATGAAAATCCGCATCTTTATCAACGTGATGTTGAACGGATCGTGAATACGATTTTTGAAGAGATCATTGAGGCTATGGCCCGCGGCGACCGTGTGGAATTGCGCGGTTTTGGCGCCTTTTCCGTGAAAAAGCGCGATGCGCGTATGGGCCGAAATCCGCGCACTGGCGAAAGCGTGCCGGTCGAAGAGAAACATGTACCGTTCTTCAAAACTGGTAAGCTGCTGCGTGATCGTCTAAACGACGAGTAA
- a CDS encoding LapA family protein, with the protein MRYIRYAFLAALAVALIILALANRDLVTLHLLPADLAALTGLSFSISLPLFVVIFGAIVAGLLIGFFWEWMREYKHRSAASTHQRENRKLAREVKKLKTAKAREDGDEVLALLDK; encoded by the coding sequence ATGCGCTATATCCGATATGCCTTTCTCGCCGCGCTGGCCGTGGCGCTGATCATTCTTGCTCTGGCCAATCGGGATCTCGTGACGCTCCATCTCCTGCCTGCAGATCTTGCCGCGCTGACCGGCCTGTCCTTTTCGATTTCCCTGCCGCTGTTTGTAGTGATCTTCGGGGCCATTGTCGCCGGTCTTCTGATCGGCTTCTTCTGGGAATGGATGCGCGAATATAAACATCGTTCCGCAGCTTCGACGCATCAGCGCGAAAACCGCAAGCTGGCGCGTGAGGTGAAAAAGCTCAAAACGGCTAAGGCACGCGAAGACGGCGACGAAGTTCTCGCGCTTCTCGACAAGTAA
- a CDS encoding phosphoribosylanthranilate isomerase: MDTRVKICGLKTPQAVEAAVEAGAQYLGLVFFPKSPRHIEISTARALAMEVPVGVAKVALVVNPTDAELDRITDEVPIDMLQLHGKESLERVTEIRARYGLPVMKAVGVSGPEDVQALDAYGMVADQLLVDAKAPKGADLPGGNGLAFDWRLIAKRGWNAPWMLAGGLTPENVALAVQMTGAKQVDVSSGVERAPGEKDPALIRAFIDAIRAA; this comes from the coding sequence ATGGACACACGCGTAAAAATCTGCGGGCTGAAAACGCCGCAGGCGGTCGAGGCCGCGGTCGAAGCGGGCGCGCAATATCTGGGCCTTGTCTTTTTCCCGAAGTCGCCCCGCCATATCGAAATCTCGACAGCGCGGGCGCTGGCCATGGAGGTGCCCGTCGGGGTGGCCAAAGTGGCGCTGGTCGTCAACCCCACGGACGCGGAACTGGATCGGATCACCGATGAGGTGCCGATTGATATGTTGCAGCTTCACGGCAAGGAAAGCCTTGAGCGGGTGACAGAAATCCGCGCGCGCTATGGTCTGCCGGTGATGAAGGCCGTGGGCGTGTCCGGGCCCGAAGATGTGCAGGCGCTGGATGCCTATGGCATGGTGGCCGATCAGTTGCTGGTCGACGCCAAGGCGCCCAAAGGGGCCGATCTGCCCGGGGGCAACGGTCTGGCCTTTGACTGGCGGCTGATTGCGAAACGCGGCTGGAATGCGCCATGGATGCTGGCGGGCGGGCTGACGCCTGAGAACGTGGCGCTGGCGGTGCAGATGACCGGAGCAAAGCAGGTCGATGTGTCCAGCGGCGTCGAACGTGCGCCGGGGGAAAAGGATCCTGCGCTGATCCGTGCCTTTATCGACGCCATTCGCGCGGCCTGA
- the trpB gene encoding tryptophan synthase subunit beta has protein sequence MNDLFNSFMSGPDEKGRFGIHGGRFVSETLMPLILSLEEEYNKAKDDPEFWAEMHDLWKHYVGRPSPLYFAQKMTEELGGAKIYLKREELNHTGAHKINNVLGQILLARRMGKTRIIAETGAGQHGVATATVCAKFGLECIVYMGATDVERQKPNVFRMELLGAKVVPVNSGRGTLKDAMNDALRDWVTNVRDTFYCIGTVAGPHPYPAMVRDFQAIIGQETRWQLAEQEGEGRLPDTLVAAVGGGSNAMGLFHPFLDDESVKIVGVEAGGHGVDDRMEHCASLTGGRPGVLHGNRTYLLQDADGQILEGHSISAGLDYPGIGPEHSWLHDIGRAKYVSITDQEALEAFQFTCRTEGIIPALESSHAVAQVMKMAGDLPKDHIIVINLSGRGDKDIFTVARHLGADIAGDEGRDAE, from the coding sequence ATGAACGATCTTTTCAACAGTTTCATGAGCGGCCCGGATGAAAAGGGTCGCTTTGGTATTCACGGCGGGCGCTTCGTCTCAGAGACGCTGATGCCGCTGATCCTCTCGCTTGAGGAAGAGTACAACAAAGCCAAGGACGATCCAGAGTTCTGGGCTGAGATGCATGATCTGTGGAAACATTATGTGGGACGTCCGTCTCCGCTCTACTTTGCGCAAAAGATGACCGAGGAACTGGGTGGCGCGAAGATTTATCTCAAGCGCGAGGAGCTCAACCACACCGGTGCGCATAAGATCAACAATGTGTTGGGGCAGATCCTTCTGGCGCGACGCATGGGCAAGACCCGGATCATCGCGGAAACCGGGGCCGGTCAGCACGGTGTGGCCACGGCGACGGTGTGTGCCAAGTTCGGACTGGAATGCATCGTTTACATGGGCGCGACCGATGTGGAGCGTCAAAAGCCGAATGTGTTCCGAATGGAGTTGCTGGGCGCCAAAGTTGTGCCGGTGAATTCGGGACGCGGGACGCTCAAGGATGCGATGAACGACGCGCTGCGCGACTGGGTGACCAATGTGCGCGACACGTTCTATTGCATCGGTACCGTGGCTGGGCCGCACCCCTATCCGGCGATGGTGCGCGATTTTCAGGCCATCATCGGTCAGGAAACCCGCTGGCAGCTTGCCGAACAAGAGGGGGAAGGGCGACTGCCCGACACGCTGGTTGCCGCCGTCGGCGGTGGCTCTAACGCCATGGGGCTGTTCCACCCGTTCCTGGACGATGAGAGCGTGAAAATCGTGGGCGTCGAAGCCGGAGGGCATGGCGTGGATGACCGCATGGAACACTGCGCCTCACTGACCGGCGGGCGTCCGGGCGTTTTGCACGGTAACCGCACCTATCTGTTGCAGGATGCCGATGGGCAGATTCTGGAAGGCCATTCGATTTCTGCGGGTCTGGACTACCCGGGCATTGGGCCGGAGCACAGCTGGCTGCATGACATCGGGCGCGCCAAATACGTGTCGATCACGGATCAGGAGGCGCTCGAGGCGTTTCAGTTCACCTGCCGCACGGAAGGCATCATTCCGGCGCTGGAATCGAGCCATGCCGTCGCACAGGTGATGAAAATGGCCGGGGACCTGCCCAAGGACCATATCATCGTGATCAACCTGTCGGGGCGTGGGGATAAGGACATCTTCACCGTCGCCCGGCATTTGGGGGCGGATATTGCGGGGGATGAAGGCCGCGACGCGGAGTAA
- a CDS encoding DUF2237 domain-containing protein, with protein sequence MEKAPSFNVLGGPLLPCSTDPLTGYFRDGACNTCTEDQGSHTVCAVMTAEFLAYSKYLGNDLSTPRPEYGFPGLKSGDQWCLCAGRFLQAHDEGCAPRVVLEATHMRARAILPLEVLRLYAIRRL encoded by the coding sequence ATGGAAAAGGCCCCATCTTTCAACGTTCTGGGCGGGCCTCTTTTGCCGTGCTCCACCGACCCGCTGACCGGGTATTTCCGGGATGGCGCCTGCAACACCTGCACCGAAGATCAAGGCAGCCATACGGTCTGCGCGGTGATGACCGCTGAGTTCCTCGCCTATTCGAAATACCTCGGCAACGACCTGTCGACCCCGCGCCCCGAATACGGCTTTCCCGGCCTCAAATCCGGGGATCAATGGTGCCTCTGCGCCGGGCGGTTCCTGCAGGCCCATGACGAAGGCTGCGCACCCCGTGTGGTTCTGGAGGCTACGCATATGCGTGCAAGGGCGATCTTGCCACTTGAGGTGCTGCGGCTCTACGCCATAAGGCGGCTCTGA
- the pth gene encoding aminoacyl-tRNA hydrolase has product MRLFVGLGNPGGKYEKNRHNIGFMALDRIAGDHGFAPWRSKFQGLVSEGRLGREKVVLLKPQTFMNLSGQAVGEAMRFYKLTPADVVVFHDELDLAPGKLRVKTGGGHAGHNGLRSIHQHIGADYDRVRMGIGHPGHKDRVSGYVLADFAKADQDWLDDVIRGCSDGAAFLADGDSAKFSNAVAQRTAPPRSSTGTKDPRPKPEKTQEPETKDARSALEKLRDRFR; this is encoded by the coding sequence ATGCGTCTGTTCGTCGGTCTCGGAAACCCCGGTGGGAAATACGAGAAAAACCGCCACAATATCGGCTTCATGGCCCTTGACCGGATCGCCGGGGATCATGGCTTTGCGCCATGGCGCAGCAAATTCCAGGGTCTGGTCTCTGAGGGACGGCTTGGCCGTGAAAAGGTCGTGCTGCTGAAGCCGCAGACCTTCATGAACCTGTCCGGTCAGGCCGTCGGCGAAGCCATGCGGTTCTATAAGCTCACCCCCGCCGATGTGGTGGTCTTTCACGATGAGCTGGACCTCGCCCCGGGCAAGCTGCGCGTCAAAACCGGCGGCGGGCATGCGGGCCACAATGGGCTGCGTTCGATCCATCAACACATCGGCGCAGACTATGACCGCGTGCGCATGGGTATTGGACATCCCGGCCACAAGGACCGCGTGTCAGGCTATGTTCTGGCCGATTTTGCCAAGGCCGATCAGGATTGGCTCGATGACGTGATCCGGGGCTGTTCCGACGGCGCCGCGTTTCTGGCGGACGGCGACAGCGCAAAGTTTTCGAACGCCGTGGCCCAGCGCACCGCACCGCCACGCAGCTCCACCGGCACCAAAGACCCTCGCCCCAAGCCGGAAAAGACACAAGAGCCAGAAACAAAGGACGCCCGCTCCGCACTTGAGAAACTGCGAGACAGGTTTCGATGA
- a CDS encoding glycerophosphodiester phosphodiesterase family protein, which produces MTKIVCHRGARLCAPENTFASADTALRQCGDILELDIRQSRDGVLYVMHDETVDRTTNGSGPIADMTSQEINALDAGSWFGAEFSGAPVPRLEAYLSAFKSRAGFYLEVKWADPDAVAALVRQLGITAQCFTFSFSAEMRAGIQQAIPELRRMILWAYAGSVEAAVEDHAAQIVEFHDSNLHPADVRACQMAGLTTQIFTDRWDPTRMQETLSLGLDHVNIDHVAEYAELRRRALTPA; this is translated from the coding sequence ATGACCAAGATCGTTTGCCATCGTGGCGCCCGCCTTTGCGCTCCCGAAAACACCTTTGCCTCCGCCGACACGGCGCTGAGGCAATGCGGGGATATTCTGGAACTCGACATTCGCCAATCCCGTGACGGGGTGCTCTATGTGATGCATGACGAAACCGTCGACCGCACCACCAACGGCAGCGGTCCGATTGCCGATATGACCAGCCAGGAGATCAACGCCCTGGACGCCGGCAGCTGGTTTGGCGCCGAATTCAGCGGGGCGCCTGTCCCCCGACTGGAGGCCTATCTGAGCGCATTCAAATCGCGCGCCGGGTTCTATCTGGAGGTCAAATGGGCCGATCCGGACGCGGTTGCCGCGCTGGTGCGCCAGCTCGGCATCACCGCACAATGCTTCACCTTTTCCTTCTCCGCCGAAATGCGTGCAGGCATACAGCAGGCCATTCCCGAGCTGCGCCGCATGATCCTTTGGGCCTATGCTGGTTCGGTTGAGGCAGCCGTCGAAGACCATGCCGCGCAGATTGTGGAATTCCACGACAGCAACCTGCATCCCGCCGATGTTCGCGCCTGCCAAATGGCAGGGCTGACCACGCAGATCTTCACGGATCGTTGGGACCCCACGCGCATGCAAGAGACACTCTCGCTCGGGCTGGACCACGTCAATATCGACCATGTTGCCGAATATGCCGAGCTGCGCCGCCGCGCGCTGACCCCGGCCTAG
- a CDS encoding antibiotic biosynthesis monooxygenase gives MTFIAMNRFKVAPGREADFEEIWRNREGRLKGLPGFVEFRLLKGPQGEGYTLYSSHTLWANKEDFEGWTKSEAFRASHRNAGQHKDVYVGPPQFEGFETVLVES, from the coding sequence ATGACATTCATCGCTATGAACCGTTTCAAAGTCGCCCCGGGCCGCGAGGCCGATTTCGAAGAAATCTGGCGCAATCGCGAAGGCCGTCTCAAAGGGCTGCCGGGGTTTGTCGAATTCCGTCTGCTCAAAGGGCCGCAGGGGGAAGGCTATACGCTGTATTCCAGCCATACGCTCTGGGCGAACAAAGAGGATTTCGAGGGTTGGACCAAATCCGAGGCGTTCCGCGCCAGTCACCGCAATGCCGGGCAGCACAAGGATGTCTATGTCGGCCCGCCGCAGTTCGAAGGGTTTGAGACCGTTCTGGTCGAAAGCTGA